One stretch of Aptenodytes patagonicus chromosome 23, bAptPat1.pri.cur, whole genome shotgun sequence DNA includes these proteins:
- the C2CD2L gene encoding phospholipid transfer protein C2CD2L isoform X4 encodes MVLCCHLSAEAVKFPVSVTQQSPVAVSVDTYHVALAVLQAQVEIRLEEIQNEGLLVSWTFKDRPDLNLSVLPRLQLRENEGRADLSTIKDLIEDTIVSTQPAMMVNLKACTAGAGAVPSNKLTRESPSGVAAAPLGSKLLLRNLRVLNLGCQGKGGVGEIRCVAELDSPPQQKQTRPVTAGSAGAAAQMEWNEELFLELGPRSKELKLQVLGNSDGGGSVLLAHATLLLDSLGRRPSARQVCSLAPGAGQSLAAEATIVLELLFQESPASLNAQHATSLRTSITPTKKVEMDRTIMPDGTIVTTVTTIQSRPKADCKLDSPSRSPSKVEVTEKKTTVLLESSCPRGPLPSGSRDSHMPNGLDPVAETAIRQLTETNNKPAKKTPTKRSTLIISGVSKVPIAQDEMALSLGYAASLEATTYGDSAAEGAADRMHDSTESSQLLEASPSEQRASQELDETTRSDISERPSVEDVESETGSTGALETRSLKDHKVSFLRSGTKLIFRRRSKQKEAGLSQSHDDLSNVAANSAARKKASSFSRRLIKRFSFKSKPKPKASDSTTAGEN; translated from the exons ATG GTGCTATGCTGCCATCTGTCAGCTGAAGCTGTGAAATTCCCTGTCTCTGTTACTCAGCAGTCCCCAGTTGCTGTTTCTGTGGACACCTATCATGTCgctttggctgtgctgcaggCTCAG GTGGAGATCCGCTTGGAGGAGATACAGAACGAAGGTCTCCTGGTGTCGTGGACGTTCAAGGACAGACCAGACTTGAACCTTTCGGTTCTTCCAAGACTTCAACTTCGTGAG AACGAAGGGAGAGCGGATCTATCCACCATAAAGGATCTGATCGAGGATACCATTGTCAGCACGCAGCCAGCCATGATGGTGAATCTGAAGGCCTGCACCGCTGGAGCCGGTGCG GTACCCAGCAATAAGTTGACTCGAGAGTCCCCGTCCGGAGTAGCAGCAGCCCCTCTGGGTTCTAAGCTGTTGCTCCGGAATCTTCGAGTGCTGAACTtgggctgccaggggaagggag GAGTTGGGGAGATACGCTGCGTGGCAGAGCTAGACAGCCCCCCGCAGCAGAAGCAGACGAGGCCGGTGACAGCTGGCAGTGCCGGTGCTGCAGCGCAGATGGAGTGGAATGAGGAGCTCTTTCT GGAGTTGGGACCTAGAAGTAAAGAACTGAAGCTACAGGTGCTGGGGAACAGTGACGGAGGGGGAA GTGTGCTGCTGGCACATGCCACGCTTTTGCTTGATTCTTTGGGCAGACGGCCATCTGCGAGACAGGTCTGCTCGCTGGCCCCAGGAGCTGGGCAGTCACTGGCGGCTGAAGCTACCATTGTATTGGAG CTGctattccaggagtctcctgcaTCTTTGAATGCTCAGCACGCCACATCTCTGCGAACCAGCATCACCCCCACTAAGAAGGTGGAGATGGACCGGACCATCATGCCCGACGGCACCATCGTGACTACTGTCACCACGATTCAGTCCCGGCCCAAGGCAGACTGCAAACTGG ATTCACCATCAAGGTCACCTTCCAAGGTGGAAGTGACTGAAAAGAAGACAACGGTGCTTTTGGAGAGCAGCTGCCCTCGTGGCCCCTTGCCCAGCGGTAGCC GGGATAGCCATATGCCCAATGGCTTGGATCCGGTGGCCGAGACGGCGATCAGGCAGCTAACTGAGACGAATAACAAGCCTGCCAAGAAGACCCCGACAAAACGTAGCACGCTGATCATCTCGGGAGTTTCCAAG GTACCTATCGCTCAAGATGAAATGGCACTTTCCCTGGGTTATGCTGCATCCCTGGAGGCCACGACGTACGGGGATTCTGCGGCAGAGGGTGCAGCTGACCGGATGCACGATTCTACCGAATCGTCACAGCTGCTGGAAGCATCGCCGTCGGAACAAAGGGCCAGTCAGGAGCTGGACGAGACAACGCGATCGGACATCTCTGAGAGACCGTCGGTGGAAGATGTTGAGTCTGAAACTGGCTCCACGGGAGCCCTTGAGACCAGGAGCTTGAAAGATCACAAAG TTAGCTTTCTTCGGAGTGGTACCAAGCTCATCTTCCGGAGAAGGAGCAAGCAGAAGGAAGCGGGCCTGAGCCAGTCACACGATGACTTGTCCAATGTCGCCGCCAACTCCGCCGCCAGGAAGAAAGCCAGCAGCTTCTCCCGCCGCCTCATCAAGCGCTTCTCCTTCAAGTCTAAACCCAAACCCAAAGCTAGCGACAGCACAACAGCAGGTGAGAATTGA
- the C2CD2L gene encoding phospholipid transfer protein C2CD2L isoform X3, protein MPASSVQITFEEGPRLPPAANISRVTCKGQSDHSMVLCCHLSAEAVKFPVSVTQQSPVAVSVDTYHVALAVLQAQVEIRLEEIQNEGLLVSWTFKDRPDLNLSVLPRLQLRENEGRADLSTIKDLIEDTIVSTQPAMMVNLKACTAGAGAVPSNKLTRESPSGVAAAPLGSKLLLRNLRVLNLGCQGKGGVGEIRCVAELDSPPQQKQTRPVTAGSAGAAAQMEWNEELFLELGPRSKELKLQVLGNSDGGGSVLLAHATLLLDSLGRRPSARQVCSLAPGAGQSLAAEATIVLELLFQESPASLNAQHATSLRTSITPTKKVEMDRTIMPDGTIVTTVTTIQSRPKADCKLDSPSRSPSKVEVTEKKTTVLLESSCPRGPLPSGSRDSHMPNGLDPVAETAIRQLTETNNKPAKKTPTKRSTLIISGVSKVPIAQDEMALSLGYAASLEATTYGDSAAEGAADRMHDSTESSQLLEASPSEQRASQELDETTRSDISERPSVEDVESETGSTGALETRSLKDHKVSFLRSGTKLIFRRRSKQKEAGLSQSHDDLSNVAANSAARKKASSFSRRLIKRFSFKSKPKPKASDSTTAGEN, encoded by the exons AGTTCAGTGCAGATCACATTTGAAGAGGGTCCTCGGTTACCACCAGCCGCAAATATAAGTCGCGTGACGTGCAAGGGACAGTCGGACCACAGCATG GTGCTATGCTGCCATCTGTCAGCTGAAGCTGTGAAATTCCCTGTCTCTGTTACTCAGCAGTCCCCAGTTGCTGTTTCTGTGGACACCTATCATGTCgctttggctgtgctgcaggCTCAG GTGGAGATCCGCTTGGAGGAGATACAGAACGAAGGTCTCCTGGTGTCGTGGACGTTCAAGGACAGACCAGACTTGAACCTTTCGGTTCTTCCAAGACTTCAACTTCGTGAG AACGAAGGGAGAGCGGATCTATCCACCATAAAGGATCTGATCGAGGATACCATTGTCAGCACGCAGCCAGCCATGATGGTGAATCTGAAGGCCTGCACCGCTGGAGCCGGTGCG GTACCCAGCAATAAGTTGACTCGAGAGTCCCCGTCCGGAGTAGCAGCAGCCCCTCTGGGTTCTAAGCTGTTGCTCCGGAATCTTCGAGTGCTGAACTtgggctgccaggggaagggag GAGTTGGGGAGATACGCTGCGTGGCAGAGCTAGACAGCCCCCCGCAGCAGAAGCAGACGAGGCCGGTGACAGCTGGCAGTGCCGGTGCTGCAGCGCAGATGGAGTGGAATGAGGAGCTCTTTCT GGAGTTGGGACCTAGAAGTAAAGAACTGAAGCTACAGGTGCTGGGGAACAGTGACGGAGGGGGAA GTGTGCTGCTGGCACATGCCACGCTTTTGCTTGATTCTTTGGGCAGACGGCCATCTGCGAGACAGGTCTGCTCGCTGGCCCCAGGAGCTGGGCAGTCACTGGCGGCTGAAGCTACCATTGTATTGGAG CTGctattccaggagtctcctgcaTCTTTGAATGCTCAGCACGCCACATCTCTGCGAACCAGCATCACCCCCACTAAGAAGGTGGAGATGGACCGGACCATCATGCCCGACGGCACCATCGTGACTACTGTCACCACGATTCAGTCCCGGCCCAAGGCAGACTGCAAACTGG ATTCACCATCAAGGTCACCTTCCAAGGTGGAAGTGACTGAAAAGAAGACAACGGTGCTTTTGGAGAGCAGCTGCCCTCGTGGCCCCTTGCCCAGCGGTAGCC GGGATAGCCATATGCCCAATGGCTTGGATCCGGTGGCCGAGACGGCGATCAGGCAGCTAACTGAGACGAATAACAAGCCTGCCAAGAAGACCCCGACAAAACGTAGCACGCTGATCATCTCGGGAGTTTCCAAG GTACCTATCGCTCAAGATGAAATGGCACTTTCCCTGGGTTATGCTGCATCCCTGGAGGCCACGACGTACGGGGATTCTGCGGCAGAGGGTGCAGCTGACCGGATGCACGATTCTACCGAATCGTCACAGCTGCTGGAAGCATCGCCGTCGGAACAAAGGGCCAGTCAGGAGCTGGACGAGACAACGCGATCGGACATCTCTGAGAGACCGTCGGTGGAAGATGTTGAGTCTGAAACTGGCTCCACGGGAGCCCTTGAGACCAGGAGCTTGAAAGATCACAAAG TTAGCTTTCTTCGGAGTGGTACCAAGCTCATCTTCCGGAGAAGGAGCAAGCAGAAGGAAGCGGGCCTGAGCCAGTCACACGATGACTTGTCCAATGTCGCCGCCAACTCCGCCGCCAGGAAGAAAGCCAGCAGCTTCTCCCGCCGCCTCATCAAGCGCTTCTCCTTCAAGTCTAAACCCAAACCCAAAGCTAGCGACAGCACAACAGCAGGTGAGAATTGA